In Kryptolebias marmoratus isolate JLee-2015 linkage group LG22, ASM164957v2, whole genome shotgun sequence, a single window of DNA contains:
- the bean1 gene encoding protein BEAN1: MLMKLICSVSSNQSHGEYPDCRGERESVGEASLLVSPLVVAGIVIGLVLFLSCITIIIGSLRKDSRLRNPHFRASYGPDGFSYGGSAGELRSSCLEDFPPGLDFDSFRENLSQISNLYPDSPPRYDECVGPGSTQLYIPTDDPPPYSLLDPCRSLAEPEERPAYTGPDASPSYGETSASAAWPPPSHYPLGLQEQQHIASISYSLEAAPPYESVLAEQGRPLPLVPCDLYKHHSERGNAESSQQLPANQIS, from the exons ATGTTGATGAAACTGATCTGCTCAG TGAGCTCCAACCAGAGCCATGGGGAGTACCCAGACTGCCGGGGTGAGAGGGAATCAGTTGGGGAGGCATCTCTCCTGGTGTCTCCGCTGGTGGTGGCCGGGATCGTTATAGGTCTCGTCCTCTTCCTTTCCtgcatcaccatcatcatcggCAGCCTGCGCAAAGACAGCCGACTCCGAAACCCACACTTTCGTGCCAGCTATG GACCAGACGGTTTTTCCTACGGAGGTTCAGCAGGGGAACTGAGGTCTAGCTGCTTAGAGGACTTCCCTCCTGGTTTAGACTTTGACTCGTTTAGAGAGAATCTGTCTCAGATTAGCAACCTGTATCCTGACTCCCCACCACG CTACGATGAGTGTGTCGGGCCAGGTTCGACTCAGCTCTACATCCCCACAGACGACCCACCTCCTTATTCTTTGTTGGACCCCTGTCGGAGCCTGGCAGAGCCGGAGGAGCGGCCCGCCTACACTGGTCCAGATGCTTCTCCAAGCTACGGGGAGACGTCAGCCAGCGCCGCCTGGCCGCCCCCCTCCCACTACCCCCTGGGACTGCAGGAGCAGCAACACATTGCATCCATCTCCTACTCCCTGGAGGCAGCGCCGCCTTACGAGTCGGTGCTGGCGGAGCAGGGACGGCCCCTCCCTCTCGTGCCATGTGACCTTTATAAACACCACTCAGAAAGGGGCAACGCCGAAAGCTCCCAGCAGCTGCCAGCGAACCAGATCTCATAG